A window of Erpetoichthys calabaricus chromosome 12, fErpCal1.3, whole genome shotgun sequence contains these coding sequences:
- the kctd17 gene encoding BTB/POZ domain-containing protein KCTD5 isoform X2, with protein sequence MAAEGWRETVAHGQLQLAACAPFQRNGGSCTSGCNSNNNNNNNGGGGSMCNGVSSGEGSSVSARGGKWVRLNVGGTVFLTTRQTLCKEQTSFLYRLCQQQDLQSDTDETGAYVIDRDPTYFGPILNYLRHGKLVFNKKLAEEGVLEEAEFYNITPLIKLIKERILERDCKAAQIPPKHVYRVLQCQEEELTQMVSTMSDGWKFEQMVNVGSSYSYGTEDQAEFLCVVSKELQSAAGGAGCELSQKTKLFQIHGSRM encoded by the exons ATGGCGGCGGAGGGCTGGCGGGAGACGGTGGCTCACGGGCAACTGCAGCTTGCTGCCTGCGCGCCATTTCAGCGAAACGGAGGCTCCTGCACCAGCGGGTGTAacagcaacaataacaacaataataacggCGGAGGTGGCAGCATGTGCAACGGCGTTAGTAGCGGAGAGGGCTCCAGCGTCAGTGCACGCGGTGGAAAGTGGGTACGCTTGAATGTCGGGGGCACCGTTTTCCTCACTACCCGACAGACCCTTTGCAAGGAGCAGACCTCGTTCTTGTACCGGCTGTGCCAGCAGCAGGATCTTCAGTCGGACACG GATGAAACTGGAGCCTATGTCATAGACAGAGATCCAACTTACTTTGGCCCAATCTTAAATTATCTGCGCCATGGCAAATTGGTCTTCAACAAGAAACTTGCAGAAGAGG GAGTTTTGGAGGAAGCTGAGTTCTACAACATTACTCcattaataaaactaataaaggaGAGGATTCTTGAGAGAGACTGCAAAGCAGCACAG ATCCCACCCAAGCATGTATACAGAGTTCTGCAGTGCCAAGAAGAGGAGCTTACCCAGATGGTGTCAACAATGTCAGATGGGTGGAAGTTTGAACAG ATGGTGAATGTGGGCTCCTCCTATAGCTACGGCACAGAGGACCAGGCTGAATTCCTTTGTGTGGTTTCCAAGGAGCTCCAGAGCGCAGCAGGTGGAGCTGGCTGTGAGCTTAGTCAGAAAACCAAG cttTTCCAAATTCATGGGTCCAGGATGTAG
- the kctd17 gene encoding BTB/POZ domain-containing protein KCTD5 isoform X1 has product MAAEGWRETVAHGQLQLAACAPFQRNGGSCTSGCNSNNNNNNNGGGGSMCNGVSSGEGSSVSARGGKWVRLNVGGTVFLTTRQTLCKEQTSFLYRLCQQQDLQSDTDETGAYVIDRDPTYFGPILNYLRHGKLVFNKKLAEEGVLEEAEFYNITPLIKLIKERILERDCKAAQIPPKHVYRVLQCQEEELTQMVSTMSDGWKFEQMVNVGSSYSYGTEDQAEFLCVVSKELQSAAGGAGCELSQKTKHPEMQEDTDKEETEPQEAEANGWN; this is encoded by the exons ATGGCGGCGGAGGGCTGGCGGGAGACGGTGGCTCACGGGCAACTGCAGCTTGCTGCCTGCGCGCCATTTCAGCGAAACGGAGGCTCCTGCACCAGCGGGTGTAacagcaacaataacaacaataataacggCGGAGGTGGCAGCATGTGCAACGGCGTTAGTAGCGGAGAGGGCTCCAGCGTCAGTGCACGCGGTGGAAAGTGGGTACGCTTGAATGTCGGGGGCACCGTTTTCCTCACTACCCGACAGACCCTTTGCAAGGAGCAGACCTCGTTCTTGTACCGGCTGTGCCAGCAGCAGGATCTTCAGTCGGACACG GATGAAACTGGAGCCTATGTCATAGACAGAGATCCAACTTACTTTGGCCCAATCTTAAATTATCTGCGCCATGGCAAATTGGTCTTCAACAAGAAACTTGCAGAAGAGG GAGTTTTGGAGGAAGCTGAGTTCTACAACATTACTCcattaataaaactaataaaggaGAGGATTCTTGAGAGAGACTGCAAAGCAGCACAG ATCCCACCCAAGCATGTATACAGAGTTCTGCAGTGCCAAGAAGAGGAGCTTACCCAGATGGTGTCAACAATGTCAGATGGGTGGAAGTTTGAACAG ATGGTGAATGTGGGCTCCTCCTATAGCTACGGCACAGAGGACCAGGCTGAATTCCTTTGTGTGGTTTCCAAGGAGCTCCAGAGCGCAGCAGGTGGAGCTGGCTGTGAGCTTAGTCAGAAAACCAAG CATCCTGAGATGCAGGAGGACACTGACAAGGAGGAAACAGAGCCACAGGAAGCTGAAGCAAATGGCTGGAATTAa